In Danaus plexippus chromosome 14, MEX_DaPlex, whole genome shotgun sequence, a single genomic region encodes these proteins:
- the LOC116769473 gene encoding toll-like receptor Tollo: protein MCPMWITSAILALSAVLPVWSASLSATTGTRYQAPDECRWTTDEEDAGVALQCRLRTINSELENTNFSAIQPHLTVRLRLECSDALFFQSSLAPASFRQLVELRELTIEYCKIGNLSDGAFTGLRELRNLTIRTHNTDWSSMSLEITPTAFSRDVQNLERLDLSENNMLSFPEGSLCSLRNLEYLNMTGNRMRDVSHFQFSTAHRHPNEKCGENILVLDLSKNVIDTLPPGLLSGLRRLQKFYLQGNGLNSVADRALEGLISLTKIRFSDNQLTSLPPELFSDTKELKEIYLNNNTITVLAPGLFSDLLQLLILDLSYNELTSDWINTSTFSGLKRLVYLDISHNRVSKMEIALFRDLHNLQILKLQDNFIEHIPENVFISLQNLHTLILSNNRLTNIESYAFIGLPVLSVLSIDSNRISKIHPHALRNCTSLQDLHINVNRLDEVPIALKEIPQLKTLDLGENLIVSIENASFMTMQQMYGLRLTENNIGNISKGVFDKMTSLKILNLSRNKIHKIESGAFDNNINLQAIRLDGNYLTDIGGLFAKLPNLVWLNISDNRLEWFDYAMIPTGLQWLDIHANRIAELGNYFEIESQLSLSTFDASSNRLAEITGSAIPNSVEMLYLNDNLISKVQSYTFFKKPNLTRVDLYGNKITSLDPNSLRISAVPQDKTVPEFFIGGNPLECDCTMEWLQKINTGNRARTQPKLMDLDSIYCKLLYNRGNSYVPLVEAASHQFLCKYDFHCFALCHCCDFDACDCEMTCPNNCTCYHDQSWSANVVECSNSGYVNSLPERIPMEATQLYLDGNDIKMLPSHAFIGRKRLKVLYLNSSHIETIHNRTFNGLKELEVLHLDFNLLTIVEGQEFDGLDNLKELYLNNNKIKTIGKDMFNHMAKLKILYLSHNRLVSLTVWQINPAITSITLSFNPWSCDCEYTEIFREWTKRVSSSIMDLSNIRCIYTKTNSTDIAVHNESVYDDPNSGFKIIEENGTICTGLPSIDNSINGNLTATKTIITNEDVPDYIPFLLATAGASLFLIITVIVIFKYRQELRVWVHSKFGVRLFYTNVDREENLFDAFVSYSSKDEAWVTDKLALVLETGNPQYKLYLHYRDLPGGGYITPQSITQAVESSRRTIMVLSENFMNSEWNHVEFKSAYLQLLRDRRKRLIVIRKDNIPLKQLDTEIRLYLKTNTYLNWGENLFWEKLKFALPDVSDKQRCRSMPSPGPGAVPVHRPHLPRNHLGALPPPPHVPHQMLPPHPSHTQFPPRASPRNLSAHV, encoded by the coding sequence ATGTGTCCGATGTGGATTACAAGCGCTATATTAGCGCTTAGCGCTGTTTTACCGGTATGGAGTGCTTCCCTGTCAGCAACCACAGGAACTCGATACCAAGCTCCAGACGAATGTCGATGGACAACTGACGAGGAAGACGCTGGAGTTGCGTTACAGTGTAGACTAAGAACTATAAATAGTGAATTAGAAAATACTAACTTTAGTGCTATTCAACCACATCTAACTGTTCGTTTACGACTGGAGTGTAGTGATGCGCTCTTTTTCCAAAGCTCCCTCGCACCGGCTAGTTTTCGTCAGTTAGTGGAATTGAGAGAACTTACGattgaatattgtaaaataggCAATCTATCTGATGGCGCCTTCACTGGCCTTCGTGAATTAAGAAATTTGACTATAAGAACACATAATACAGACTGGTCTTCAATGTCGCTAGAAATAACGCCAACAGCTTTTTCCAGAGATGTCCAAAATTTGGAGCGCCTTGATTTAAGcgaaaataatatgttgtcATTTCCTGAGGGATCTCTATGTTCTTTAAGAAATctcgaatatttaaatatgactgGTAATAGAATGAGAGATGTCAGCCATTTTCAATTTTCAACTGCACATCGTCATCCGAATGAAAAATGTggggaaaatattttagtgttagatttatctaaaaatgtaattgataCATTACCACCAGGACTTCTTTCGGGATTAAGACGACTACAAAAATTCTATCTTCAAGGAAATGGGCTTAACTCTGTAGCAGACAGAGCTTTGGAAGGGTTAATATCATTgacaaaaataagattttcggATAACCAACTTACTAGCTTACCTCCGGAGCTATTTAGCGATACTAaggaattaaaagaaatttatctCAACAATAACACAATTACAGTACTTGCTCCAGGATTATTTAGTGAtcttttacaacttttaatctTAGATCTGTCCTATAACGAATTGACATCTGATTGGATAAATACTTCTACATTTTCGGGTCTGAAACGACTTGTTTATTTGGATATATCACATAACAGAGTGTCAAAAATGGAAATAGCATTGTTTAGAGATCTGCATAACCTTCAAATTCTAAAATTgcaagataattttattgaacacaTACCTGAAAACGTGTTTATTTCCCTACAGAATCTACATACTTTGATATTATCCAATAACAGGCTGACGAATATTGAAAGCTATGCTTTTATCGGTTTACCTGTTTTATCTGTATTGTCAATTGACAGTAATCGCATTTCAAAGATACATCCACATGCTCTACGTAATTGTACCTCCTTACaagatttacatataaatgttaatagacTGGATGAAGTTCCTATAGCATTAAAAGAAATACCTCAATTGAAAACTTTAGATTTAGGAGAGAATTTAATCGTCAGTATAGAAAATGCATCTTTTATGACAATGCAACAAATGTACGGCTTAAGATTAACTGAAAACAACATCGGCAACATAAGCAAGGGTGTTTTTGACAAAATGActtcacttaaaattttaaacctttctagaaataaaattcataagatTGAATCAGGAGCTtttgacaataatataaatttacaggCTATAAGATTAGATGGGAACTACTTGACCGATATAGGCGGTCTTTTTGCTAAATTACCCAATCTCGTATGGCTGAACATTTCCGATAATCGTCTTGAATGGTTTGACTATGCTATGATTCCAACAGGATTACAGTGGCTGGACATTCATGCCAACCGAATTGCTGAACTTGgaaattactttgaaattgAATCTCAACTTTCTCTTAGCACGTTTGATGCCAGTTCTAACAGACTTGCAGAAATAACAGGAAGTGCGATACCTAATTCAGTAGAAATGTTGTACTTGaacgataatttaatttcaaaagtacagtcttatacatttttcaagAAGCCTAATCTGACAAGAGTAgatttatatggaaataaaataacaagtttAGACCCTAACTCTCTCAGAATATCAGCTGTGCCACAAGATAAGACTGTACCCGAGTTTTTCATTGGCGGGAACCCATTAGAATGTGATTGTACAATGGAAtggttacaaaaaattaatactggAAACAGAGCAAGGACACAGCCTAAGTTAATGGACTTGGATAGCATATATtgcaaattactttataatcgTGGAAACTCATATGTGCCTTTAGTTGAAGCAGCATCACACcaatttctttgtaaatatgaCTTTCATTGCTTCGCACTATGCCATTGTTGTGATTTTGATGCGTGTGATTGTGAAATGACTTGCCCAAATAACTGCACTTGTTACCATGATCAGTCATGGTCCGCTAATGTTGTAGAATGTTCTAACTCGGGATACGTTAACTCACTGCCAGAAAGAATACCCATGGAAGCCACTCAGTTATACCTTGACGGTAATGATATTAAGATGCTACCAAGCCATGCATTTATTGGTAGAAAACGccttaaagtattatatttgaattcatcACACATTGAAACTATTCACAATAGAACGTTCAATGGATTAAAAGAACTGGAAGTTTTACATCTTGACTTCAACTTATTAACAATAGTTGAAGGACAAGAATTTGATGGATtggataatttaaaagaactttatcttaataataataaaataaaaacaatcggTAAAGACATGTTTAATCACAtggcaaaattaaaaatattataccttTCACACAACAGGCTGGTATCACTAACTGTCTGGCAAATAAATCCCGCTATAACCTCTATTACGCTTTCGTTTAACCCTTGGTCGTGCGATTGCGAATACACAGAAATCTTCCGTGAATGGACAAAACGAGTATCTTCAAGTATTATGGATCTATCGAACATTAGGTGCATTTATACGAAAACGAACAGTACAGATATCGCAGTACATAACGAAAGCGTATATGATGATCCAAACTcaggatttaaaataatagaagaaAATGGTACTATATGTACCGGATTACCAAGTATTGATAATAGTATCAACGGCAACTTAACAGCAACCAAAACAATTATAACCAATGAAGATGTTCCTGATTACATTCCATTTCTTCTGGCGACTGCAGGGGCATCTCTATTTCTCATTATAACCGTTATcgtcatttttaaatacaggCAAGAATTGCGAGTATGGGTTCATTCGAAATTTGgtgtaagattattttataccaaCGTGGACCGTGAAGAAAACCTATTTGATGCATTCGTAAGCTATAGTTCCAAAGATGAAGCATGGGTGACTGATAAACTTGCCCTGGTATTAGAGACAGGTAATCctcaatacaaattatatctgCATTATCGTGATTTACCAGGAGGCGGTTACATAACACCACAAAGTATTACGCAAGCGGTGGAGTCTTCACGTCGTACTATTATGGTGCTcagtgaaaattttatgaattcggAATGGAACCATGTCGAATTTAAATCAGCATATCTTCAACTTTTAAGAGACCGCCGGAAAAGACTTATCGTGATCCGAAAGGATAACATACCGTTAAAGCAACTAGATACTGAAATCAGATTATATCTCAAAactaatacttatttaaattgggGTGAAAATTTGTTctgggaaaaactaaaatttgcTTTGCCAGATGTTTCTGATAAACAAAGGTGCCGAAGTATGCCGAGTCCGGGCCCAGGTGCCGTACCGGTGCATAGACCTCATTTACCAAGAAACCATCTAGGGGCATTGCCTCCGCCACCTCATGTTCCCCATCAAATGTTACCCCCTCATCCGTCACACACACAATTTCCACCAAGAGCGTCTCCGCGGAATCTTTCTGCCCATGTGTAG